One window from the genome of Cryptomeria japonica chromosome 6, Sugi_1.0, whole genome shotgun sequence encodes:
- the LOC131050998 gene encoding adenine nucleotide transporter BT1, chloroplastic/mitochondrial, producing MNGTCERGANGVCSKGMNINCGSSGGSEIRTSSGKRNTVISLQWNSKQRLLPVGLFASVGQVSVGVPPSSPADDRQIRRMVSAAAPMAKGVPEATPPDVALGSRYLTASASEFGFKTMISQPEIVGLEEESSNEKKKKEVVVVKSGKWGLKVRVGNAALKRLLSGAIAGAVSRTAVAPLETIRTHLMVGSSGNSMTEVFHHIMQNEGWQGLFRGNGVNVIRVAPSKAIELFAYDTVKKFLTPKPEEPPRIPFAISPVAGATAGVCSTVCTYPLELLKTRMTIQRGVYDNLLDAFMKIIREEGPAELYRGLTPSVIGVVPYAAANYFAYETLRKLYRKVTKKQQVGNLATLFIGSAAGAIASSATFPLEVARKQMQVGALSGRQVYDNLFHALSSILEKEGVGGLYKGLGPSCMKLVPAAGISFMCYEACKRLLIEDDS from the exons ATGAACGGTACCTGTGAGAGGGGTGCGAACGGAGTTTGCAGCAAGGGCATGAACATTAATTGCGGGAGTAGTGGTGGGTCAGAGATTCGAACCAGTAGCGGCAAACGAAATACGGTCATAAGCCTGCAATGGAACTCGAAGCAGAGGCTTCTGCCCGTGGGGTTGTTTGCAAGTGTAGGGCAGGTGAGCGTGGGGGTTCCGCCTTCGAGTCCCGCCGATGACAGGCAGATTCGAAGGATGGTCTCGGCCGCGGCACCGATGGCGAAGGGAGTGCCCGAGGCGACGCCACCGGATGTGGCCTTGGGCAGCCGCTATCTTACCGCCTCGGCCTCGGAATTTGGGTTCAAGACCATGATTTCTCAGCCTGAGATTGTGGGCCTGGAGGAGGAGTCTAgtaatgagaagaagaagaaggaggtggTTGTGGTTAAGAGTGGGAAATGGGGTTTAAAGGTGCGGGTTGGGAATGCTGCTCTGAAGCGGCTGCTGAGCGGGGCCATTGCCGGTGCTGTTTCGAGGACGGCTGTGGCACCGTTGGAGACAATAAGGACGCATTTGATGGTGGGTAGCAGCGGGAATTCCATGACCGAGGTGTTTCACCACATTATGCAGAATGAGGGTTGGCAGGGTTTGTTTAGAGGGAACGGCGTCAATGTCATCCGAGTCGCCCCCAGCAAAGCTATTGAG CTTTTTGCATATGATACAGTGAAGAAATTCCTGACCCCCAAACCAGAGGAGCCCCCACGTATTCCTTTTGCTATCTCACCTGTTGCTGGTGCAACTGCAGGAGTGTGCTCTACAGTATGCACATATCCTCTTGAGCTGTTGAAAACTCGAATGACTATACAG AGAGGTGTATATGATAATCTTCTAGATGCATTCATGAAAATCATTCGGGAGGAAGGTCCCGCTGAACTATATAGGGGTCTTACACCAAGTGTGATAGGAGTTGTGCCATATGCTGCAGCAAACTATTTTGCCTATGAAACACTAAGAAAATTATATAGGAAGGTTACTAAGAAGCAGCAAGTAGGGAACCTAGCAACTCTTTTTATTGGTTCTGCAGCAGGGGCTATTGCAAGTAGTGCTACATTCCCTCTGGAAGTTGCCAGAAAACAAATGCAAGTAGGAGCCCTTAGTGGAAGACAGGTTTATGATAATTTGTTCCATGCGTTATCTAGTATATTAGAAAAAGAAGGCGTAGGTGGTCTATACAAGGGTTTAGGCCCGAGCTGCATGAAGCTGGTTCCTGCTGCAGGTATTTCTTTCATGTGTTACGAGGCCTGCAAAAGGTTACTTATTGAAGATGATAGCTGA
- the LOC131876658 gene encoding uncharacterized protein LOC131876658, producing the protein MAEFLANISLKDNDITLTGISEVEIKVRPSVLDNLYNWQVFQDDVDLLKFLQFGVPTKIITDNGMCFRSEEFNEFYKEYGIQISHSSPYHPQGNGQAESSNKNILKIIKKLLGNNKKAWDSKLTLALWVDRITVKKSTGKAPFELVYGTRASLPLDNLLPVQRFITRERIELEDPLQEILVQLIELEEVRAKA; encoded by the exons atggcagaatTTTTGGCCAATATTTCgttgaaggataatgatataacgttgactgggatatctgaagtagaaatAAAAGTTAGACCATCTGTTCTTGACAACTTATACAACTGGCAAGTTTTCCAAGATGATGTAGACTTGCTGAAATTTTTACA ATTTGGTGTCCCTACAAAGATCATAACTGATAATGGAATGtgttttagatcagaggaattcaatgAGTTCTACAAAGAGTATGGCATTCAGATATCACATTCATCTCCTTaccatcctcaagggaatggacaggcagaatcaagcaacaaaaatATCCTGAAAATTATTAAGAAACTGCTAGGAAATAATAAGAAAGCTTGGGATTCCAAATTAACTCTAGCACTATGGGTGGATAGAATAACTGTGAAGAAGTCCACAGGAAAggcaccatttgaattggtttatggaacTAGGGCTAGCTTGCCTTTAGATAACTTATTGCCTGTACAGAGGTTTATCACTCGGGAGAGAATTGAACTAGAGGATCCACTACAAGAAATATTAGTACAATTGATTGAACTTGAAGAAGTAAGGGCTAAAGCTTAG